Part of the Clupea harengus unplaced genomic scaffold, Ch_v2.0.2, whole genome shotgun sequence genome is shown below.
GTAGGAGAGGGAGACGTGGGGGCCCCAGAGGTATTCCAGAGAGCTCACACATTATCTGCTTGTTCATAGCTAGATTGAACCCTGCAGACATAAGCAACATACACATTATATAGATCAATATAAAATACACACCCCAAGCTGTGCCACCGTATATGTGAAGACACAAGAAAAACGGGCATGTATAAATTATGCAGATGAAATGCATATACATTTATTATATACATAATTTATAAAGGCGCTGTATAgaacatatatgttttttttttgtggtgcaTGAAGATATTCAATACAACACTACTCACCTTCCTTTATTGCAAACAGAATTATCGCCTGCATCTTAAACTATAGAAAAGAAATGACTCTGGATTAAAATACAATTTACAAATGTCATTCAATGTATATTTCTTATTTTCAGAGGCCCACCAGTAATACCATACCCATAATACATGTATATTATACAcagtgtgcacatacacattttgtaCATATGCTGTGTAAATAAAAATCTAAATTAGTTTGGAGAGTAAACTGAACAGCAGTTATACCTGTAAATCCCTGGCCTGTTCCAGGTCTCCTTTGTCAAAGGCAAAAAGAAGTCTGTTCATAGTACTTCCCATATAGTTGTATGTGCTGATTGATGAGATAAAACAAGTGCTGTTAGGCCATTTTGTAAAAGGATATAATGTATTTGATGCACATCATCTTCAAGAGGTATtgggacaaaagaaaaaaactgagcaGATGCCTCAATTAATGCGAATATATGAGCTCAGCCCTTCTTATTTTCATGTCTGAAGTAACTACACCTTGAACTTAAACTTACTAGACCTCTTGGCTTTTATAGCTTTATATCCCCACAATCAGAGCTATTGCCTTACCTGCCTACTGCACCATCCGCTCCCATGGCAAGAGCTGCTAAAAAAGTTGCTACAATGGAAAGATGTAAGCAAGCCAAGATTACACATAGAACTGGTCATAGAACTGTCTGTTTCGATGTCAACAGAAGCTGAGTAGCAGGTAATAGCATGGGCCCTTAAAACCAGATGCATTATGCTCACTGTGTACCAGACTAGACCTTATACGGTATAGAACTAGACTCAATTCAGCTGTTGTTTATCACAAATTGACTAAACTAAATGCAAGATAAACAGGAGAAATTATCGTGAAAGTTAGGAGAGGAAAGCAACTCAGGAAGCAGTGGACTGCAGACATTCAGCTACTCTTTGGGAACATACCTCATCCACTCCATACAAGTGTGTCCAATGACCAGGATTGCAGCTAACACATTGGCCAAAGTCTAAGAGGTCACTGCCACTGAATTTCAGACCTCTGAATGATGGGATAATTTCCTCAATTCCCTCCACCACATCTGATGCAAGCACTGAGAttggaaaacagaaaaagacaggTAAGCTCTACTTACCTTCTCATACCTTCACATACTCTTTGAACACTATAGCTCACCTCTGACAGAAAAGTGGTGGATTAGGTAAGTCATTTGTTTTAATGCCTTGTATTTAACGGTAATTACTAAATGCACAGTGCTACAAAAACGACAGAGGTTTTGCTATGGCACAAATTAGATGTTCATGGATTAGTATTGTGTACAGGAAGGTAGCGTTCTCACAGTGAACCCCTGTCAAGTTGGGGATGTGATAGTAGTAGAACGGGAGggcaggggcagcagcagccacttcCTGAAGAAACATCCTCAGGGCAACTAGGGAAAAGGAAGACATAAAAATCTGTCATCACCACATGAAAACAGAGAAGACAATAACAAGTATGTCAATGTGAAAATTAATGTAGGGAGGCTCCTACCAGCATTGGGTGGTTTTAAGAAGGACGGAGAAATGACTGCAATCCCATCAGCCCCTGCTTCAACAGCATGGCGAGCCTGCGGGAAAAAGTTAGTTTAGACTAGGATATTAGTCCTTGACATTTGTCAACAGTTTTCCAAACAGCTGACTAAAGGCAACGTCTGTTCTCACCAATTCCTGACAGTCCTTGAGACTTGAACAGCCGACGTGCACAATCACCTCATCGAGTCTGTAAAAAACACACCATGGACGGTGATGGACGGCTCACATTCAGCGCATTGGTATCTGGTATAAGAGGAGCATGCTACGAACTTGATCTCATTTCACTTACTTTCCCCTGCCTCGCTGACACCACTCATCAGTCAGCAGTTTCCTCTCTTTAACTGAGAAGGACATACTCTCACCTGTGGTTCCATTCACTGATGAAGAgatatttgttaaaaaaaaatgctgcatGTTGCTTTACATCACTTTCTCACACGTGATAATATCAATCAGAGATGGGTATATTTACCAAAGATTTTTCGCACCCCTTGCCTTTCCACTAGGTAGTCAATGTATTGCCCAATCACTGAAAGATTAACCTCACTAGATAAttgagacagacaaagagaaggatGAGATATTCTTTATGACTTTCAAAATACCTGCTTATCCAGTATAATCATTTAATATGTGCCAACTTACCCatggggtgtgaggggtgtgaatgtTGCAGCTACAAGCCCTGTAAGCTTTTTGCCAACGGGAGCCATTTTAAAGGAACTAGGGAAAAAGGAACATCTTTTTAGGGTACGGCTATGCATCCAGTTAGAAGTACAGTCGTAAACTGATTCCCATAAAACGGGTAGACTGCTAGATCTGCCCACTTCAAATAAAGCACAAATACTTACTTTATGCAAATTCCGATCTCACTTGTCCTGTTCAATGCAGGTTATCCCTCAGACTGCAAGAGACAAACTCTGAATTCCAAACGTTGCTAATTCAGATCCTTTCTTCTTACTCCTATGTTGACATCACAGCATGTTCAGGTCATAAGACCAAGTCATGTGAGCAGACTTCCTTGGTTTGAAGTGTAGACTAACTCATCACGTCAATGATTATTGACGTTGGTCTGTCTGGTACAGCAAGTTATTAGCTAAATAATATAAGCAACACTATTATCTTCAATCAGTGATGTAGGCATTGCTGTTGTTTGGATACCTTATTATAGCACTGCATGTGGTGTACAAATTCGCATCTAATAGGCTAACCACTGACTCGTGTAGTTGAGTATAAGGAAGTACCGGTTTCTCGGTCAGAAGACTGAAATGATTGGTCTCCCACGTCGATGAATGATAGGAGGTGCCCGGATGCGGATGTTGACGTCTACACTCTGTCGGACAGCGTTCGTTATTGTGTCGGCTGTTTGAGTAGGCTGCTGGGCTAATGTGAGGTGCTCGTGGTTTAATTGACTGCCCAGCAGCTAAGGATGCCGAATAAAACCCAAACCTTTCATCTGGAAGCCATATGATGCCTTGTAGACTAGCTTTCAACCATATGTCGCTTTGGGAGTTCGTATCGAAAGGGAGATAAACGGTTCTCTGCTTCTTCGAACAGCTGGTTGCCTGGAAGCTGTCAGCGAATGGAGGAAATAACACGATAAACTGGCAGTAAACACACATTGGTGAAGCTAAACGGTCGTCTGGAATATTTAGAGCATTGAGAATTCGTCTTTCAGCGGATAGGACAGAAACTCATCTCTTTCATTGGTTTTGGATACAAATATCGCCAGGCTACGCTGCTAGCTGGGTTAATGGCCAAGCAGAGTTAGCTTGGAGCTAGCTGGCTATTTACTTTCTTATACCTTAAAACGTGTGGTGTCTCAGTGGCTAACTGGCTAGGATAGTTATCATTAGCCAATGCTAGGTATGTTGTGGGGAACCCTTCGCTGTTAACCTAATAAGATAACTAGATTATAAGCATTTGTTTGGCCATCCTTTTGTGTTCATGTCATTGTCATTTCGCGTGGTATTGAGGCAAACGACAGGTTACATGCTCTGTTGAGCTGGAAGCAAGTCAGAAAGAACAATAGCGGCAATTAACGCTGCTAAATTAGCTAGTATTTTGTTATATAGCAGTATTTTCATGCTAAATGCCATTCTCATTACATTGACAGATATGGTGCTTTTGCTAGCGTGTAACGTTCGTCTGCCGACGTGTCATGTTTACAAAAGGTATGCCGCTGCATCTGGCAAACTGTCAGTGAATGGGTGTGACAAGGAAATCTGTGAGGTAATTTAGTTCCTTACGGACATCAGCGCACCTGGACAAACAAAGCACTTGCCTCTTGTGATAACCTCCAAGCTGATTCAGTCAGTTAGTTATACATTGCTAGAGAGACGAAAGCTGTCTGCCACACTTTGACAAACAGGTTTACACATTCAGTACACCCAGTATGCCCAAGCTATTGCTCAGAGGTTAGTTCTGTTGCTGGATCTGGGAGTTTTTATCCTTTATGATGGACCACATGAGGAGAATAGGGATGCAGTGGAGGCATAATTGCTGAAATACGTCCGACTGGACTTGGCGTGGTTTTGCTTCAGTAAGAGTTGGTGCATTCACTAGGATGATGGAAGGTTGCATTCTCCCCAGATAAGTTTTGTGGTCACTGTAACCATGTGGACATTGGAGCGATCATGCGCTTCAGTCATGCAGACatcatggctgctgctgctactactggcTGCCTTTCTCAGGCCAGTCCACTGCATGTCTCGGGAGGAGAGACATAAGCTAAGGTGAGACAGGGTCATGTTGAAGTGTGGGTGTTGAAGTGTAATGAATGTCATAGTCTACTGTTGAtctgacattctctctctctctctctctctctctctctctctctctctctctattctcaggGATCAGGTGGTTGAAATGTTTGACCACGCTTATAGTAATTACATGGTATGTTCAAATTTTGCCCTTTCCACTTTGAATCAGATAATCCCTTCCAGGAATGAGATTTGGCTCCTTGATGTGCTAAATAGTGGCACTGTTTGTTATTGTATGTACCCTAGCGGATCATGTGCAGGCCATGTGCTTGCTTACCCCACTTGGGTCATTTCCAAATTTAGTGTTACCCATTTCTTTTCAATAGTCTGTTTGCTTGGCAGTTAACAGGTGCTTTGTTTCCCGTACATAGGACAATCAGAAGTAGTTTCCAAAGATAGAGCTTAAATATTGACAGAGATACCTGAATAGCATTAAATTACAAATATCACCACCACCCTTTGTAAAGTACAAGACTGGTTTGAACACAGTGTTGTTTAAGGGTGTGTTTTTTGCATTAtttggtgtaatgaaattgaATGGTGCTCATGCttgctctctcatctctctttctctgtgtgggtgtgtgtgtgttgtgtgtggtgttgtggtgtgtgtgtgtgttgtgtgtgtctgcattctcCAGAACCATGCTACCCACGATAGCTGATCCTGCTACATGCAGGGGAGTGCGTGGGCTGAGCCCAGCAGAGGAGATGGACGATGCGCTGGAAGTAATGGCCTGGCTGTGAATCTTacacaggatgagagagaggattcCAAACAGTGGAGAGCAATGACTCCGATGTATTAAAGATGCAAGAGTGTGTTACAATGTGGATGGTTGGCCACATCACTtatgaacataaaaaaaaccgcattaatataataattatgaaaaatataaaaggaataatacaaataaataaatggattgGAATTGGTTAACCTTATCCGGCTTCTTGTTCTCCTCTAGTTCTCCCTCACGCTCATTGATGCGCTTACTCTGGTGTAATGTTAGCCCCTTTGGTTGCCCCTCTAGCTGATTATCTTCAATAAACATCAACAGCCTTGCCCTAGATTAGATATTCCACACACAGCGCACTGTATGCCCAATAGTGAATTATTTTCAGGGTGGCCTTTTCCGTGTGTGTTTTAGCACAGCAAAGCCTGAATGCAGCATCTGGTAAATTTCTCTCACCTTTTGACAGCTTTGAACAAAACTGAGGAATTTGATGCAGTGAGAAGATCCTGTCTGATTGAGGCTGGACAATGACATCGTGGTGTCTGTCTTTGAGACCAAATCCGACTGGGTGATTTGTATGATGGTTTTGTTTGAGAGTGCATGATAGGTTCACTTACTTTTGTCTGATTTTGAGATATTGCTCTATGAAGTACTCTAACCACACGTTTTCCCATCCTTTCCTGTAAGTTTCTCATAGACATTCagaaatatgtatatttatttatattcataaaCATATCGACTATAACATTAACCCAGTCTTGACTAAAATGTCAGATCCAACCCTATAATTCCTCTAAAAGTCATTTAGCGTCATGTGTTCTACTGAAAAAGAGATGAAAGAGTATATGCTCACTGCTCTTTTATCCCACGACTCCAGTTGAATCTTTTTTAACATGTGCAagtgactgtttgtgtgcatgtgctgctCCAGG
Proteins encoded:
- the LOC122131288 gene encoding N-acetylneuraminate lyase-like, whose translation is MAPVGKKLTGLVAATFTPLTPHGEVNLSVIGQYIDYLVERQGVRKIFVNGTTGESMSFSVKERKLLTDEWCQRGRGKLDEVIVHVGCSSLKDCQELARHAVEAGADGIAVISPSFLKPPNAVALRMFLQEVAAAAPALPFYYYHIPNLTGVHLLASDVVEGIEEIIPSFRGLKFSGSDLLDFGQCVSCNPGHWTHLYGVDEVCSQRVAECLQSTAS